From the Spiroplasma chrysopicola DF-1 genome, one window contains:
- a CDS encoding uracil-xanthine permease family protein: MEKSQNQITEQGYEVNDIKLLLEPNQRPKNMWQWAILSLQHVFAMFGSTVLVPLTINQIAGVEVMNISMALFCSGVGTLIYIVCTSAKVPMYLGSSFAYMGAIGSCYPLYGNAVFIAIMIVGVIYISVGVIVYYVGNTFLEKILPAIIVGPLIIIIGMSVAPSAINNSGLNPAQWNQSYSRWIGVGIAAFTFTVTALVAMKCKGFTKVIPVIIGVVSGYLLSVILHFALGTENHILDTSKINDPSVWQWYPSFKAFWNLNPKNIGPAVLAISPLAIIVIAEHIGDHISMGALTGKNFVKNPGMHRTLIADGVSIIFDGMVGGPPNTTYGENTSVVGMTKIASVWVTGLAAIFAIILSFIAPVNQLVQMMPGPVMGGISIIMFGLIATNGIRVLINNKVDYSNIRNVFITSIILVLGLGGAIFNFTIGSGTLSFSGTALAAFVGIFLNLVLPKKLNEGFWTLNWISAKISLAKNKKKNKTKKRKESKKSKPEDK, encoded by the coding sequence ATGGAGAAAAGTCAAAATCAAATTACTGAGCAAGGTTATGAAGTTAATGACATTAAATTATTGTTAGAACCAAACCAACGACCAAAAAACATGTGACAATGAGCAATTCTATCATTACAACATGTTTTTGCCATGTTTGGATCAACTGTTTTAGTGCCATTAACAATTAACCAAATTGCTGGGGTTGAAGTTATGAATATTTCAATGGCCTTATTTTGTTCGGGGGTTGGAACATTAATCTATATTGTCTGTACAAGTGCAAAAGTACCAATGTATTTAGGGAGTTCCTTTGCCTACATGGGGGCAATTGGATCATGTTATCCATTATATGGTAATGCTGTTTTTATTGCCATTATGATTGTTGGGGTTATTTATATTTCCGTCGGAGTAATTGTTTACTATGTTGGGAATACTTTCTTAGAAAAAATCTTACCAGCAATTATTGTTGGACCCTTAATTATTATTATTGGGATGTCAGTTGCCCCTAGTGCAATTAACAACTCAGGGTTAAACCCAGCCCAATGAAACCAAAGTTATTCTCGTTGAATTGGGGTTGGAATTGCCGCTTTTACTTTTACAGTAACAGCTTTAGTGGCAATGAAATGTAAAGGATTTACAAAAGTAATTCCAGTTATCATCGGGGTAGTATCTGGATATTTACTAAGTGTGATTTTACACTTTGCTTTAGGAACAGAAAATCATATTCTTGATACAAGTAAAATCAATGATCCAAGTGTTTGACAATGATACCCATCATTTAAAGCATTTTGAAACTTAAACCCAAAAAATATTGGTCCTGCTGTTTTAGCAATTAGTCCTTTAGCAATTATTGTCATTGCTGAACATATTGGTGATCATATTAGTATGGGGGCCTTAACGGGGAAAAACTTTGTTAAAAATCCCGGAATGCACCGTACATTAATAGCTGATGGGGTTTCAATTATCTTTGATGGAATGGTTGGGGGACCACCAAATACAACATACGGTGAAAATACTTCAGTTGTTGGAATGACTAAAATTGCCTCGGTGTGAGTAACTGGCTTAGCGGCCATCTTTGCTATTATCTTATCGTTTATTGCCCCAGTTAATCAATTAGTCCAAATGATGCCAGGTCCTGTCATGGGTGGAATCAGTATCATTATGTTTGGTTTAATTGCCACAAATGGGATTAGAGTTTTAATTAATAATAAAGTTGATTATAGTAATATTCGTAATGTCTTTATTACTTCAATTATTTTAGTGTTAGGATTAGGGGGAGCCATCTTTAACTTTACAATTGGAAGTGGGACATTATCATTCTCTGGAACAGCATTAGCTGCTTTTGTTGGGATTTTCTTAAACCTAGTTTTACCAAAAAAACTAAATGAAGGGTTCTGAACATTGAACTGAATTTCAGCAAAAATTAGTTTGGCTAAAAATAAAAAGAAAAATAAAACTAAAAAAAGGAAAGAATCAAAAAAATCAAAACCAGAAGATAAATAA
- a CDS encoding DNA methyltransferase: protein MKKDATLIKLKNIQTNHIVNLPEDKTWKKYSRLWGDWMHRICSYVAMFSPALADHFINEYAPNEGDIVLDTFSGRGTTLLQARILNKKAYSVDLNPFAYVLTRAKAKSFREDEIISRVNKWELEYLKTKNSLLNLNCINQDLKVYYSDINLRQLLFIKKMYGEDFKNLSDEDNFILAITLGILHGPMKKSGESIYLSLHMSNHTSMSVNYVKNYALKHNLIKPEDNIFDKIRNRVRHILKKSKFYENKAEVKLGNALNISEYFNIVPKLVFTSPPYLNIINYTQQNWLKMWMLGFDTREDNKNLKLDDRHNINEYKNFMLQYLSNISEICNKDSTIILVIGDVKKSEKINYSFEKIWNDFKHLTDLKLIKIYEDNIQQKLKATNSMGTKSGKATRVDKIYVFKKNILQSHFR, encoded by the coding sequence ATGAAAAAAGATGCAACATTAATTAAATTAAAAAATATACAAACTAATCATATTGTTAATTTACCAGAAGATAAAACTTGAAAAAAATATAGTCGTCTTTGAGGTGATTGGATGCACAGAATATGCTCATATGTAGCTATGTTTTCGCCTGCATTAGCCGATCATTTTATTAATGAATATGCTCCAAATGAAGGAGATATTGTATTGGACACATTTTCTGGGCGTGGAACTACATTATTACAAGCAAGAATTTTAAACAAAAAGGCATATTCAGTAGATTTAAATCCGTTTGCCTATGTTCTTACTCGTGCTAAAGCAAAAAGTTTTAGAGAAGATGAGATAATTTCAAGAGTAAATAAATGAGAATTAGAATATTTAAAAACAAAAAATTCATTATTAAATTTAAATTGTATTAATCAAGACTTAAAAGTCTATTATAGCGATATAAATTTAAGACAATTGTTATTTATAAAAAAAATGTATGGTGAGGATTTTAAAAATTTAAGTGATGAAGATAATTTTATTTTAGCTATAACCTTAGGTATCTTGCATGGCCCAATGAAAAAATCTGGTGAATCTATTTACTTATCGTTGCATATGAGTAATCATACATCAATGTCTGTTAATTATGTTAAAAATTATGCTTTAAAACATAATTTAATTAAGCCAGAAGATAATATTTTTGATAAAATTCGGAATAGGGTAAGACATATCCTTAAAAAATCTAAATTTTATGAAAACAAAGCAGAAGTTAAATTGGGCAATGCATTAAATATTTCTGAATATTTTAATATAGTACCAAAATTAGTATTTACTTCACCCCCATATTTAAATATAATTAATTATACTCAACAAAATTGGTTAAAAATGTGAATGCTAGGTTTTGATACAAGAGAGGATAATAAAAATCTTAAATTAGATGATAGGCATAATATTAATGAATATAAGAATTTTATGCTACAGTATTTAAGTAATATATCAGAGATATGTAATAAAGATTCTACGATTATTTTAGTAATTGGAGATGTCAAAAAATCAGAAAAAATTAATTACTCATTTGAAAAAATTTGAAATGATTTTAAACATTTGACAGATTTAAAATTAATTAAAATATATGAAGATAATATTCAACAAAAATTAAAAGCTACAAATTCAATGGGAACTAAGTCAGGAAAAGCTACTAGAGTAGATAAAATATATGTTTTTAAAAAAAATATTTTACAATCACATTTTAGATAG
- a CDS encoding HEPN domain-containing protein, translated as MKNKKIKSIFLRIDPSNELNQIANEINFIKNEINPYNIKKNININIRKSMEKYLLVLIMSIFDQFIYKWILWNVKWNNENPTKKILVNYLENNIKNNSNYNEEKIKKILNLFTNNLSKKFKIFNYSKNITNRSNRKKKEIFKVLSEAIKNRNLAAHGGNTNFSWSDILEIEKNLYLIIKYFGRQNIIICLK; from the coding sequence ATGAAAAATAAAAAAATAAAAAGTATTTTTTTAAGAATAGATCCTAGTAATGAATTGAACCAAATTGCAAATGAGATTAATTTTATCAAAAATGAGATTAATCCTTATAACATAAAAAAAAATATAAATATAAATATTAGAAAAAGTATGGAAAAATACCTATTAGTTTTAATTATGTCTATATTTGATCAGTTTATATATAAATGAATCTTGTGAAATGTAAAATGAAATAATGAAAATCCCACAAAAAAAATTTTAGTTAATTATCTAGAAAATAATATTAAGAATAATTCAAATTATAATGAAGAGAAAATTAAAAAAATTTTAAATTTATTTACTAATAATTTGTCTAAAAAATTTAAAATATTTAACTATAGTAAAAATATTACAAATAGAAGTAATAGAAAGAAAAAAGAAATTTTTAAAGTTTTATCTGAGGCAATTAAAAATAGAAATTTAGCTGCTCATGGTGGAAATACAAATTTTTCTTGAAGTGATATATTAGAAATAGAAAAAAACCTATATTTAATAATTAAATATTTTGGAAGACAAAATATAATTATTTGTTTAAAATAA
- the guaA gene encoding glutamine-hydrolyzing GMP synthase, giving the protein MKEKNFIVILDFGSQYTQLIARRIRDLEVYCEVWPYNVSLEKLKGPGIKGIILSGGPASVYAEDAFLIEKAIYHLGVPVLGICYGMQLTCHLFNGKVSRSAKQEFGFASLMLDETSDELFDQIKNNEQVWMSHADHIEILPPEFKQLGHTINSISAIKHISLPIYGLQFHPEVTHTVIGKQLLANFAFKIAKCAADWKLSSFIETTVENIRTTVKADKVILALSGGVDSSVCAVLLNQAIGSQLQCIFIDTGLLRLDSGWNDIQQLQQQFGLNVMRIDAKERYFNSLKGVTDPEQKRKIIGQLFIEIFNEEAQKMQDVKWLGQGTIYPDIIESVSVKGPSATIKSHHNVGGLPKEMPFQLIEPLRELFKDEVRKTGELLGIGHDFVYKHPFPGPGLAVRIIGEVSPEKVDILQQADHIFMEELHKNHLYHEVSQAFVVLLPVQSVGVMGDVRTYGYTVVLRSVNTTDFMTAHWSELPYDFLAHVSRRIVSEVGNINRVTYDITSKPPATIEWE; this is encoded by the coding sequence ATGAAAGAAAAAAATTTTATTGTTATTTTAGATTTTGGTTCACAGTATACGCAATTAATTGCCCGTCGTATTCGTGATTTAGAAGTTTACTGTGAAGTATGACCGTATAATGTTAGCTTAGAAAAGCTAAAGGGACCCGGGATTAAAGGGATTATTTTATCAGGAGGACCAGCTTCTGTTTATGCTGAAGATGCTTTTCTAATTGAAAAAGCAATTTATCACCTAGGGGTTCCTGTTTTAGGAATTTGTTATGGCATGCAGTTAACTTGTCATTTATTTAATGGAAAAGTAAGTCGATCTGCAAAACAAGAATTTGGCTTTGCTAGTTTGATGCTAGATGAAACAAGTGATGAGTTATTTGATCAAATTAAGAATAATGAACAAGTATGAATGAGCCATGCTGACCATATTGAAATTTTACCCCCAGAGTTTAAACAACTAGGGCATACTATTAATTCAATTAGTGCAATTAAACATATTTCACTGCCAATTTATGGGTTACAATTTCACCCAGAAGTAACCCACACGGTAATAGGGAAACAATTATTAGCTAATTTTGCCTTTAAAATTGCTAAGTGTGCGGCTGACTGAAAACTTTCATCATTTATTGAAACCACTGTTGAAAATATTCGCACAACAGTTAAAGCAGATAAAGTTATTTTAGCCTTATCAGGTGGAGTTGATTCAAGTGTTTGTGCTGTCTTATTAAATCAAGCAATTGGTAGTCAATTACAATGTATTTTTATTGATACAGGATTACTACGCTTAGATAGTGGTTGAAATGATATTCAACAGTTACAACAACAATTTGGGCTAAATGTGATGCGCATTGATGCCAAAGAACGTTACTTTAATAGTTTAAAAGGAGTAACTGATCCCGAACAAAAACGAAAAATCATTGGTCAGTTATTTATTGAAATTTTTAATGAAGAAGCGCAAAAAATGCAAGATGTCAAATGATTAGGACAAGGGACAATTTATCCCGATATTATTGAATCAGTTTCGGTTAAAGGACCATCAGCAACAATTAAATCACACCATAATGTTGGGGGATTACCAAAAGAAATGCCATTCCAATTAATTGAACCATTACGAGAATTATTTAAAGATGAGGTGCGTAAAACAGGGGAATTGTTAGGAATTGGTCATGACTTTGTTTATAAACATCCGTTCCCAGGACCAGGTTTAGCTGTTCGAATTATTGGGGAAGTTAGCCCGGAGAAAGTTGATATTTTACAACAAGCTGATCATATCTTTATGGAAGAATTACATAAAAATCATTTATACCATGAAGTATCACAAGCATTTGTTGTTTTATTACCAGTTCAATCAGTTGGGGTAATGGGAGATGTCAGAACTTATGGTTATACCGTTGTATTACGTAGTGTTAATACAACCGACTTTATGACGGCGCATTGAAGTGAATTACCTTATGATTTCTTGGCTCATGTTTCACGCAGAATTGTCAGTGAAGTGGGCAATATTAATCGAGTAACTTATGATATTACTTCAAAACCACCAGCAACAATTGAGTGGGAATAG
- a CDS encoding ABC transporter ATP-binding protein, which yields MEQFVVKNLTKQFNKTSGIDKINFSFNLTDIIGFVGANGAGKTTTIKAIFNELKTTAGEVTVNGKPFKIYNKDNKIGFLPDSTNLPQDIKVKEYLELVGILSKINPKELKERITLLLDMFDLTDSKNKLIRELSAGMQKRAAIAGVMIFKPKFIFMDEPTANLDVEARIEILNIIKSLNQKGIGFFITTHIIDELEKIINKLIIIEAGTIVYEADFNHKKDNIMEIYQKYAGGWKERKNLGTKLDSFFAE from the coding sequence ATGGAACAATTTGTAGTTAAAAATTTAACAAAACAATTTAATAAAACCAGTGGAATTGATAAAATAAATTTTTCCTTTAATCTAACTGATATTATTGGCTTTGTTGGTGCTAACGGGGCCGGAAAAACAACAACGATTAAAGCAATTTTTAATGAATTAAAAACAACCGCTGGGGAAGTAACTGTTAATGGAAAACCTTTCAAAATCTACAATAAAGATAATAAGATTGGTTTTTTACCTGATTCAACTAATTTACCCCAAGATATTAAAGTAAAAGAGTATTTAGAATTAGTTGGGATTTTATCAAAAATTAATCCTAAGGAATTAAAAGAACGAATTACGCTGTTACTTGATATGTTTGATTTAACTGACTCAAAAAACAAACTAATCCGGGAATTATCAGCTGGAATGCAAAAACGTGCAGCAATTGCTGGGGTAATGATTTTTAAACCGAAATTTATTTTCATGGATGAACCAACAGCTAATTTAGATGTTGAGGCACGGATTGAAATTTTAAATATTATTAAATCTTTAAATCAAAAAGGAATTGGTTTTTTCATAACAACTCATATTATTGATGAACTAGAAAAAATCATCAATAAATTAATTATTATTGAAGCGGGGACAATTGTTTATGAAGCTGATTTTAACCATAAAAAAGATAATATTATGGAAATCTATCAAAAATATGCGGGTGGATGAAAAGAACGCAAAAACTTAGGAACAAAATTAGACAGCTTTTTTGCTGAATAA
- a CDS encoding DUF262 domain-containing protein, giving the protein MINKDIFWNYDSNDLETENEEELATHVYDFTWQGIDFTINELCTMIKEGDLIIPNFQRKLVWDKFRKSKFIESLLMGFPIPNIFFSETEKNKYWIVDGLQRITTAKDYINGKFALSSKETINEKWRNLSFSNLSEEEKRRIKRTLIRTIIIKQVIPKNSNDSIFGLFERINTGSVPLNSQEIRNAIYAGPFNDLLNEIAETEIWKKMYKGKDIVDIRMLDAEVILRYFGLKNIVINSPPGLPPKINLKEVLNECMKNYKNIDPNNKKIFKEEFIDLLELIYNFLGAKAFYRYEKKEKMLIPKSFNTSVFDSFMYGFYSFYKKYDFKNNFNEIDKNKFIDIIFLDSDYQRCVQEKTMDLVNIKYRYETVKKALQKIIDEK; this is encoded by the coding sequence ATGATTAATAAAGATATATTTTGAAATTATGATTCTAATGATTTAGAAACTGAGAATGAAGAAGAATTAGCTACTCATGTATATGATTTTACTTGGCAAGGAATAGATTTTACAATTAATGAATTATGTACAATGATAAAAGAGGGAGATTTAATAATTCCTAATTTTCAACGAAAGTTGGTATGAGATAAATTTAGAAAAAGTAAATTTATTGAATCATTATTAATGGGATTTCCTATTCCAAATATATTTTTTTCAGAAACTGAAAAAAATAAATATTGAATAGTAGATGGGCTTCAGAGAATTACAACAGCTAAGGACTATATTAATGGTAAATTTGCATTATCTTCAAAAGAAACTATTAATGAAAAGTGAAGAAATCTGTCTTTTTCAAATTTAAGTGAAGAAGAAAAAAGAAGAATTAAAAGAACTTTGATTAGGACAATAATAATAAAGCAAGTTATACCCAAAAATAGTAATGATAGCATTTTTGGCCTGTTTGAAAGAATTAATACAGGAAGTGTACCTTTAAATTCGCAAGAGATTAGAAATGCTATATATGCAGGGCCTTTTAATGATTTACTTAATGAAATAGCAGAAACAGAAATATGAAAAAAAATGTATAAAGGAAAAGACATTGTTGACATAAGGATGTTAGATGCTGAAGTAATTTTAAGATATTTTGGTCTTAAAAATATAGTAATAAATAGTCCACCAGGTTTACCACCAAAAATAAATTTAAAAGAAGTTTTAAATGAATGCATGAAAAACTATAAAAATATTGATCCTAATAATAAAAAAATATTTAAAGAAGAATTTATTGATTTGTTAGAATTGATTTATAATTTTTTAGGTGCCAAAGCTTTTTATAGATATGAAAAAAAGGAAAAAATGTTAATTCCTAAATCTTTCAATACTTCTGTATTTGATTCTTTCATGTATGGATTTTATTCTTTTTATAAAAAATATGACTTTAAGAATAATTTTAATGAAATTGATAAAAATAAGTTTATAGATATAATATTTTTAGATTCAGATTATCAAAGATGTGTTCAAGAAAAAACAATGGATCTCGTAAATATTAAATATAGATATGAAACTGTAAAAAAAGCATTGCAAAAAATTATTGATGAAAAATAA
- a CDS encoding phosphoribosyltransferase yields MDKEKLELYISAEEIQSRIKAYGEKITKLYKGTILHCIGIMNGSLFFFSDLLRRIDNYIVIDTITVSSYQGINSTGEIIFSKAVTKNIENKDVLLIEDLIDTGKTLSVVIEEIKKLKPKSLRVVCLADKVVCHPDFKYEYEALFDIKDEFVVGYGFDVDDRYRQLEDIYIYRG; encoded by the coding sequence GTGGATAAAGAAAAATTAGAATTATATATTTCCGCTGAGGAAATACAAAGTCGCATTAAAGCATATGGGGAAAAAATTACTAAACTTTATAAAGGAACAATCTTACATTGTATTGGAATTATGAATGGTTCATTATTCTTTTTTAGTGATTTACTCCGTCGGATTGATAATTATATTGTTATTGATACAATTACTGTCTCAAGTTATCAAGGGATTAATTCAACGGGAGAAATTATTTTTAGTAAAGCAGTGACAAAAAATATTGAAAATAAAGATGTTTTATTAATTGAGGATTTAATAGATACTGGGAAAACATTATCGGTTGTTATTGAAGAAATTAAAAAATTAAAACCAAAAAGTTTACGGGTTGTTTGTTTAGCTGATAAAGTTGTTTGTCACCCAGACTTTAAATATGAGTATGAAGCCTTATTTGATATTAAAGATGAGTTTGTTGTTGGTTATGGATTTGATGTTGATGATCGTTATCGTCAATTAGAAGATATCTATATTTATCGAGGATAG